Part of the Natrialbaceae archaeon AArc-T1-2 genome, CTCGCCCGGCTCGTAACCCATGCCGACGACGACGGGCTCACCGCGTAAGTCGGGGTCGCGGAGCCGCTCACAGGCAGCATAGAAGCAGTCGGCGTCGACGTGGAGGACGATGCGATTTTCCTCGTCCTCGTCCACATCGCCGGCGACGCCCGGAAGCTGCGGTCCGTCTGCCATGGTCGTGGCTTCTCGCGAACGGACGTCAACGTTGTGTCCTTCCGATCGACGCTTCGGCGTTCTCGGCGCTCGATCGAAGCCGCAACCGTTAGGATTCACGACGGGAAACGTCGATTCGTGGGACTGTACGAACGGTACCTCGCTTTCCGCATCCGCCGTCGCGTCGGCGATCCGCCGGAGCACGTCGCGCTCGTCATCACCGAACGCGACCTCCTCGAGCAAGGGGCCTACGAGACGCTCGTCGACTTCTTCGAGTGGGCGTTCGAGTACGCGAGGCAGGTGACCGTCTACGTGAGTGTCCTCGACACCGCGGCAGTGCCGACGCTTCGTCGACAGCTCGAAGAGCTCGAGACGCCTCGCGACGTCGCGGTTCGGGGACCGGACGATCGGGACCGGGCGGATGCGCCGATCCGGATCGGGATCGGACTCGGCGGAAAACACGAGTTCACGAGCGCCGTTCGAACGCTCGCAGAGGGCGTCGCGGCCGGCGAACTCGAGCCCGGCGAGATCGACGACGAGGACGTCGAACGTCACCTCGTCTTTCCGTCCGAACCCGATCTCGTCATCAAAACCGGTGCGGAACGGCTCTCGGATTTTATGATCTGGCAGTCGGTGTACTCCGAACTGTACTTCACCGACGTCAACTGGCGTGACTTCCGCGAGCGAGACTTCCTACGAGCGGTTCTCGAGTTCTGTACCCGGTCGCGGCGGTTCGGACGGTAGGGAGGGCTCGTACTACGCCAGTCGTCTCGCCGACCAGTACCAGTAGGCCGTGACTATCACGAGTACGAGCAATCCGCCCAGGAAAAAGAGGAGTCCGGGCGGCAGCGTCGTCGCGGTCTCGAGTGCGTCCGGTCCGGCGTCGGTGACGACCGGTACCTCCCCGTCCGGCGCGGCCGGATCGCCGACGTCGTCGGCGTCCTCGAACGCGACGTCTTCCTCGTCGGCATCGTCCGCCTCGGGCTCTTCGTCGGCTACGTCCTCGTCTTCGTCGGCCGCCGGCTCGTCGTCCGGGCTGGCGAACGCGTCGACCTCGTCGTCCGTGTCGTCTGTCGGTTCGTCCTCGGTCGCCGGCTCGTCGGCCGGTTCGTCGTCGGTCGCCGTCGGCGCGGGATCGGCGGTCGGACCCGTGTACTCCTCGACGGTGGGGCTGAAAAACTGCCGGGCACCGTACTGGACGAGCAGGCTCCCGCCTGCAAGCGCCGCGAGTCCGCCGACGAACCGCGAGAGCGCGTCTTTGAGCTTCGTCGCCGTCGACTCGTTTCCGGTGACGATCAGTGGACCGTTCGCCGTCGCGTAGACGCTCATCTCGTTGCCCTTCTCGGAGTACCAGGTGTCGACGACGTCGACCAGCCCCGCCTCCTCGAGTTTCTCGAGGTGATAGCGGACGTTCTGGATCGAGGAGTCGATCGATTCGGCGACGTCACTCGGCGTCCCGGGTTCCTCGTCGAGTCGCGCGTAGATCTCCCGGGCCGTCGTCGACGAGAGCGCGCTGAACACCGCGTCGGCGTCCTCACCCGCCAGATCGACGACCCGCGGCTGCCCTTCCTCCGAAGACGTCTCAGACCGGAAGGGAAACAGACGGGCCATGCTCTTCTCTCGAGTTCGATTCCCGACACGTATACTCCTTTCTATAGCTCAAAACGCGATTTTACCTTCCCCGTTCGTCGGTGAAGCAGTCGTTTCTATCTCGGAAAACCCGGCGAGCGGACACCTCGTCGGTGATGACGAGATCTCTTCAACAGTCTCGTTCGAAGGGAAAATCTCGTCCGAAAGGAAAGAGTTACCAAACTCCGATCCGCCAGGGTCGTGCATGCGTCGTCTCGAACTCGGAGTCTGGGTTGCGGTCGCGGTGATCCTCACCTCCCTCTCGCTGCCGTGGTTTCTCTGGGGATCGGCGACCGTCGTCGCCGGCCTCCCGGTGTGGGTGTGGTGGCACGCTGGCTGGATGGTGCTCACGTCTATCGTCTTCTGGCTGTTCGCGACGCGAGCGTGGGGAATCGGCATCGAATCGGCCGGAGACGCCTCCGGCCGG contains:
- a CDS encoding DUF3311 domain-containing protein; its protein translation is MRRLELGVWVAVAVILTSLSLPWFLWGSATVVAGLPVWVWWHAGWMVLTSIVFWLFATRAWGIGIESAGDASGRRGDLE
- a CDS encoding undecaprenyl diphosphate synthase family protein, yielding MGLYERYLAFRIRRRVGDPPEHVALVITERDLLEQGAYETLVDFFEWAFEYARQVTVYVSVLDTAAVPTLRRQLEELETPRDVAVRGPDDRDRADAPIRIGIGLGGKHEFTSAVRTLAEGVAAGELEPGEIDDEDVERHLVFPSEPDLVIKTGAERLSDFMIWQSVYSELYFTDVNWRDFRERDFLRAVLEFCTRSRRFGR
- a CDS encoding ArsR/SmtB family transcription factor, encoding MARLFPFRSETSSEEGQPRVVDLAGEDADAVFSALSSTTAREIYARLDEEPGTPSDVAESIDSSIQNVRYHLEKLEEAGLVDVVDTWYSEKGNEMSVYATANGPLIVTGNESTATKLKDALSRFVGGLAALAGGSLLVQYGARQFFSPTVEEYTGPTADPAPTATDDEPADEPATEDEPTDDTDDEVDAFASPDDEPAADEDEDVADEEPEADDADEEDVAFEDADDVGDPAAPDGEVPVVTDAGPDALETATTLPPGLLFFLGGLLVLVIVTAYWYWSARRLA